Proteins co-encoded in one Desulfallas thermosapovorans DSM 6562 genomic window:
- the trmFO gene encoding methylenetetrahydrofolate--tRNA-(uracil(54)-C(5))-methyltransferase (FADH(2)-oxidizing) TrmFO encodes MQKPLIVIGAGLAGSEAAWQAACRGVPVRLYEMRPEKNTPAHQTGYFAELVCSNSLRARALENAVGLLKEEMRRVGSIIMRCADRNSVPAGGALAVDRESFARDVTSMLERHPQITVCREECTDITNGVVLVASGPLTSDLLADKIREFTGHEYLYFHDAVAPIVSLESINMDKVFWASRYDKGEDDYLNCPMNEDEYTDFQQALAAAERAPRKDFEQEINFEGCMPIEVLARRGRDTMRYGPLKPVGLTDPRTGKRPYAVVQLRRDNAAGTMLNIVGFQTHLKWSEQKRVFSMIPGLEQAEFVRYGVMHRNTYINSPVLLKPTYQCKLKEDLFFAGQLTGVEGYVESAASGLVAGINAAMLLKGLKPLVWPHQTAHGALARYITSADARHFQPMNITFGLFPPLEEKIRDKKKRYAMYAARALENLKQFKEELLHCHKYCED; translated from the coding sequence GTGCAAAAACCGTTAATTGTTATCGGAGCCGGCTTGGCCGGTTCCGAGGCCGCCTGGCAGGCGGCCTGCAGGGGGGTACCCGTACGGCTTTATGAAATGCGGCCTGAAAAAAATACACCGGCGCATCAAACCGGCTATTTTGCCGAACTGGTTTGCAGTAACTCCCTTAGAGCCCGGGCGCTGGAGAACGCTGTGGGTTTGTTAAAGGAGGAAATGCGCAGGGTTGGTTCCATTATTATGCGGTGTGCCGATCGTAACAGCGTACCGGCCGGGGGGGCACTGGCTGTGGACCGGGAGAGTTTTGCCCGGGACGTTACCAGTATGCTGGAGCGGCACCCGCAAATTACGGTATGTAGAGAAGAATGTACTGATATAACCAATGGGGTGGTTTTGGTTGCCTCGGGTCCATTGACCTCGGATCTGTTGGCGGACAAAATAAGAGAGTTCACGGGACACGAATATTTATATTTTCATGATGCCGTAGCTCCTATTGTCAGCCTGGAATCCATCAATATGGATAAAGTTTTTTGGGCATCTCGTTATGATAAGGGTGAGGATGATTATTTGAACTGCCCTATGAATGAAGATGAATACACAGACTTCCAACAGGCTTTGGCTGCCGCAGAGCGGGCGCCTCGTAAAGATTTTGAGCAAGAAATTAATTTCGAAGGCTGCATGCCCATCGAAGTGCTGGCCCGGAGGGGGCGTGATACTATGCGCTACGGACCGCTAAAACCTGTGGGACTGACCGACCCGCGCACGGGTAAAAGACCTTATGCCGTGGTACAGTTGCGCAGGGATAATGCGGCTGGTACAATGCTTAATATAGTCGGCTTCCAGACCCATCTCAAATGGAGCGAACAAAAACGGGTATTCAGCATGATACCAGGTTTGGAGCAGGCCGAGTTTGTGCGTTATGGAGTTATGCATCGAAATACATATATCAATTCCCCCGTGCTATTAAAACCCACTTACCAATGCAAACTAAAGGAGGATTTGTTTTTTGCCGGGCAACTGACGGGAGTGGAAGGGTATGTGGAATCGGCAGCTTCGGGGTTGGTGGCCGGTATCAATGCAGCTATGCTATTAAAGGGACTAAAGCCACTGGTTTGGCCTCACCAAACAGCCCACGGCGCTTTGGCGCGTTACATTACATCGGCGGATGCCCGCCATTTCCAACCTATGAACATTACTTTCGGTCTTTTCCCGCCCCTGGAGGAGAAAATCCGGGACAAAAAGAAACGCTATGCTATGTATGCCGCCCGGGCGTTGGAAAACTTGAAGCAATTCAAAGAAGAATTGTTACATTGTCATAAGTACTGTGAGGATTAA
- the topA gene encoding type I DNA topoisomerase, whose product MAKTLVIVESPAKAKSLSKFLGKKYTVKASMGHVRDLPKSQFGVDIQEGFKPKYITIRGKGDIIKELKAATKKADKVLLASDPDREGEAIAWHLAHVLNIDERDPCRIAFNEITKQAVQQAVKHPRPVDRRKVDAQQARRILDRLVGYNLSPLLWRKVKKGLSAGRVQSVAMRLICEREEEIQAFEPEEYWSLVAKLVKGRTGSLEVKLHKIDGQKAHIPNEARVNEIRDDLQNETFEVAKISRREKKRQPALPFTTSSMQQEAYRKLNFTARKTMMVAQQLYEGLDLGKEGPVGLVTYIRTDSTRISETAEQEADAFIIERFGAQYVPGEKRRAAPKGRAQDAHEAIRPTSVQREPEGIKQFLTRDQYRLYKLIWERFVASQMSPAIIETTGVDVQAGKYVFRATGSIVKFDGFMRVYIEGRDDEEEAGEIKTLPELKEGEQLKLRALVPKQHFTQPPPRFTDATLIKTLEEKGIGRPSTYAPIVDTILKRGYVVREKKNFYPTELGLVVVDLLKKYFYDIIDVEFTAEMEQKLDDVEEGDANWVNIIEDFYIPFKELLEVADQEIEQIQVEDEVTDEVCEFCGRNMVIKMGRYGKFLACPGFPECRNAKPLLEPTGISCPNCQGELVLRRSKKGRKFYGCSNYPECEFVVWDKPTKRKCSLCNSMMVLKENKKGRLYQCINKECGNKLEAADDEMDNHEVTVNESNDTASAY is encoded by the coding sequence GTGGCAAAAACTTTGGTAATTGTAGAATCACCGGCTAAGGCGAAAAGCCTGAGCAAATTTCTCGGCAAAAAATATACTGTCAAGGCGTCAATGGGACATGTGCGGGATTTGCCCAAAAGTCAGTTCGGGGTTGATATACAGGAGGGTTTTAAACCCAAGTATATAACCATCAGGGGTAAAGGGGATATCATTAAAGAGTTGAAGGCCGCCACCAAAAAGGCTGATAAGGTGCTTTTAGCCTCTGACCCCGATCGGGAGGGGGAAGCTATTGCCTGGCACTTGGCTCATGTGTTGAATATTGATGAACGAGATCCATGTCGGATCGCCTTTAATGAAATCACCAAACAGGCGGTGCAACAAGCAGTAAAACACCCGCGTCCCGTTGACCGGCGCAAGGTGGATGCCCAGCAGGCCAGGCGTATTCTGGACAGGTTGGTGGGTTATAATCTGAGCCCGCTGCTATGGCGCAAGGTTAAAAAAGGTTTAAGCGCCGGTCGTGTGCAATCGGTAGCCATGCGGCTGATTTGTGAACGCGAGGAGGAAATACAGGCCTTTGAACCGGAAGAATACTGGTCTCTGGTTGCAAAGCTGGTCAAAGGCAGAACGGGCAGCCTGGAGGTAAAATTACATAAAATTGACGGGCAAAAGGCCCATATTCCCAATGAAGCCCGGGTCAATGAAATTAGAGATGATCTGCAAAACGAAACCTTTGAAGTGGCAAAGATTTCACGGAGGGAGAAAAAGAGACAACCCGCTTTACCATTTACCACCAGCAGCATGCAGCAAGAAGCCTATCGCAAATTAAACTTCACCGCCCGAAAAACCATGATGGTGGCCCAGCAGCTTTATGAAGGATTGGATCTGGGTAAGGAAGGCCCGGTGGGTTTGGTTACTTATATTCGTACCGATTCCACCCGGATATCTGAAACTGCGGAACAGGAAGCGGATGCCTTTATTATCGAACGTTTCGGTGCCCAGTATGTGCCGGGTGAAAAAAGACGCGCGGCACCAAAGGGAAGGGCCCAGGATGCCCACGAAGCTATAAGACCGACTTCGGTGCAGCGGGAACCGGAAGGCATTAAGCAATTTTTAACCCGTGACCAGTATAGATTGTACAAGTTGATTTGGGAAAGATTTGTGGCCAGCCAGATGAGTCCGGCCATCATCGAAACCACCGGAGTGGATGTACAGGCGGGGAAATATGTTTTCCGTGCCACAGGCTCTATTGTTAAATTTGACGGCTTTATGCGGGTTTACATTGAAGGGCGCGATGATGAGGAAGAGGCCGGCGAAATTAAAACACTGCCGGAGCTTAAGGAAGGCGAACAATTAAAATTGCGGGCGTTGGTGCCTAAACAGCACTTTACTCAACCGCCGCCCCGGTTTACTGATGCCACCTTGATAAAGACCTTGGAGGAAAAGGGTATTGGCAGGCCCAGTACTTACGCACCCATTGTGGATACCATCCTCAAAAGAGGTTATGTTGTACGGGAAAAGAAAAATTTTTACCCCACCGAACTTGGTTTGGTGGTGGTAGATCTATTGAAAAAATATTTTTATGATATTATCGATGTGGAATTCACTGCTGAAATGGAACAAAAATTAGACGATGTTGAGGAAGGGGATGCTAATTGGGTAAACATTATAGAAGACTTTTATATCCCCTTCAAGGAGCTTCTGGAAGTTGCGGATCAGGAAATCGAGCAGATTCAGGTGGAGGACGAGGTAACTGACGAAGTATGTGAGTTTTGTGGCAGGAATATGGTGATCAAGATGGGTCGTTACGGTAAGTTTTTAGCATGTCCGGGGTTCCCGGAATGTAGAAACGCCAAGCCGTTATTGGAACCCACAGGTATATCTTGCCCTAATTGCCAGGGTGAGCTAGTCTTAAGACGTAGCAAAAAGGGAAGAAAATTTTATGGGTGCAGTAATTATCCCGAGTGCGAATTTGTGGTCTGGGATAAGCCAACTAAACGTAAATGCTCCCTGTGCAACAGTATGATGGTGCTAAAGGAAAATAAAAAAGGCCGGCTCTATCAATGTATTAATAAAGAATGTGGTAATAAGCTAGAAGCCGCCGATGATGAAATGGATAACCATGAAGTTACCGTAAACGAATCGAATGATACTGCAAGTGCCTACTAA
- the dprA gene encoding DNA-processing protein DprA: MDEKIYWLAWHIVLAGQARKFWAIMKYFGTPKTAWLAPDSEFDSLTGSHHNKAGKMLERRKNCDLFTVASYLNNNKMSVLFYTDNRYPEQLKNIYDPPPVLFVSGRADCLNDTTVALVGARKATPYGLSVAENLARELAGAGVTVVSGMARGIDAAAHRGALDAGGKTIAVLGCGVDVVYPRENGRLMGNIMQNGAVISEFPPGTPPDAWHFPVRNRIISGLSKAVVVVEAARRSGALITAHVALDQGRDVMAVPGNITSKLSRGPNELIKQGAAPVLDAGDIIEELGLVTTMKPVMPGESAGGLKLNDNEKLLLKLLNFEAVSLENIVQKSGLGAGEVMSALMFLEVKGLVRQLPGRQYVLMR; encoded by the coding sequence ATGGATGAAAAAATATACTGGCTTGCTTGGCATATTGTTCTGGCCGGGCAGGCCCGTAAGTTTTGGGCAATCATGAAATATTTCGGTACCCCCAAAACAGCATGGCTGGCCCCGGACAGTGAGTTTGATTCGTTGACGGGCTCGCATCATAATAAGGCGGGAAAAATGCTGGAGCGCCGAAAAAATTGTGATTTGTTCACAGTGGCTAGCTACCTGAATAACAATAAAATGTCCGTGCTTTTTTATACAGACAATCGTTATCCAGAGCAGTTGAAAAATATTTATGACCCTCCGCCGGTATTATTTGTATCCGGGCGAGCAGATTGTTTGAATGATACCACCGTGGCCTTGGTTGGCGCTAGGAAAGCTACTCCTTACGGGCTCAGTGTTGCGGAAAATCTAGCCCGGGAATTGGCCGGTGCCGGTGTGACCGTGGTCAGCGGCATGGCCAGGGGAATAGATGCTGCTGCCCACCGTGGTGCGCTGGACGCTGGTGGTAAGACCATAGCCGTGCTGGGCTGCGGGGTTGATGTGGTTTATCCCAGGGAAAACGGCAGGTTAATGGGTAATATTATGCAAAACGGCGCGGTGATCAGTGAATTTCCACCGGGTACCCCGCCGGATGCCTGGCATTTTCCGGTGCGTAACAGGATAATCAGCGGTCTTAGCAAGGCGGTGGTGGTGGTGGAGGCCGCCCGGCGGAGCGGTGCTTTAATAACAGCCCATGTGGCTCTGGACCAGGGCCGGGATGTAATGGCAGTGCCGGGGAATATTACATCCAAACTGAGCCGTGGTCCCAATGAGCTTATTAAACAGGGCGCGGCACCGGTGCTGGATGCCGGAGATATAATAGAAGAACTGGGACTTGTGACCACAATGAAACCGGTAATGCCCGGGGAGTCCGCCGGGGGTTTAAAATTAAACGATAATGAAAAACTATTGCTTAAATTATTAAACTTTGAAGCTGTTTCCCTGGAAAACATAGTTCAAAAGTCGGGCCTTGGCGCCGGGGAAGTGATGTCGGCATTAATGTTCCTTGAAGTAAAGGGACTGGTCAGGCAGTTGCCCGGCAGGCAGTATGTCCTTATGAGGTAA
- the ligD gene encoding non-homologous end-joining DNA ligase yields MSGIKREIVEIQGKVLTLTNLDKLFWPEAGITKAHLIKYYLNMAPYILPYIYNRPLVMKRYPDGIKGDYFYQKECPSYAPRWVETYPVKHTGKIINYIICNDLPTLIWLANQGCLEIHAWLSRVEDIDYPDLAVFDLDPGEGVAFDEVLKVALLVRNMLEEFGITGFPKTSGSSGMHIFIPLAAKHTFAEVTEAMKRLAEIIVRAYPGGVTLERSIARRKGKVYLDYLQNGRGKTMAFTYSPRPLAGAPVSAPLTWTEVEGNLVRPDSFNIMNIIDRVEKIGDLFAKLPASKNRIDLFIKNNRLQILGANTINSELI; encoded by the coding sequence GTGTCCGGTATAAAACGGGAAATAGTGGAAATCCAGGGCAAGGTATTGACCTTAACCAATCTTGATAAGCTCTTTTGGCCGGAAGCCGGTATTACCAAGGCACATTTAATAAAATACTATCTGAATATGGCGCCCTACATATTGCCATATATATATAACCGGCCGCTGGTGATGAAAAGATATCCCGATGGTATCAAGGGCGATTATTTTTATCAAAAGGAATGTCCCTCCTACGCACCCCGGTGGGTGGAAACATATCCGGTCAAGCATACCGGTAAAATTATCAATTATATTATATGTAATGATCTTCCGACCCTAATTTGGCTGGCTAACCAGGGTTGTTTGGAAATTCACGCCTGGCTAAGCCGGGTGGAGGACATCGATTACCCGGATCTCGCGGTATTTGATTTGGATCCCGGCGAGGGGGTTGCATTTGACGAGGTGCTCAAAGTGGCTTTGCTGGTAAGGAATATGCTTGAGGAATTTGGCATCACCGGATTTCCCAAAACTTCGGGGTCTAGTGGAATGCATATCTTTATTCCTTTGGCTGCAAAACACACCTTTGCCGAGGTTACCGAAGCTATGAAAAGACTGGCGGAAATTATTGTCAGAGCTTACCCCGGTGGAGTTACTTTAGAAAGAAGTATTGCCAGGCGCAAGGGAAAAGTCTACCTTGATTACCTGCAGAACGGGCGGGGTAAAACAATGGCCTTTACCTACAGCCCCAGACCGCTGGCGGGGGCTCCCGTGTCCGCCCCGTTAACCTGGACAGAGGTGGAGGGAAATTTAGTCAGGCCAGATAGCTTCAACATAATGAATATTATTGACCGGGTTGAAAAAATTGGTGATTTATTCGCCAAGCTGCCGGCTTCAAAAAATAGAATTGATCTGTTTATTAAGAATAACCGATTACAAATACTCGGAGCCAATACTATTAATTCAGAACTTATTTAA
- the ligD gene encoding non-homologous end-joining DNA ligase encodes MSIMAAKALPLVKPMLAVPAQPFDDPNYYYEIKWDGYRCLAYLNGETTLLSRNLKDITGTFPDLGDLCQKVKHGPLVLDGEIIVLKNGKPSFDALQSRAKLVDEQRVHRAALNLPAIYMAFDILYHRGESIMQSPLSRRLECLQDVVTASDNFLISEPVIGEGVVFYRACVARGLEGAVAKRKDSKYIPGTRSVYWKKLRHTREADLVICGYRVGRGSRLLGSLVLAAWDGTGFIYQGMVGSGLSHSEEVHLLKKMAVLVTSSPSIKDSPPPVRDVQWVQPLLVCRVEYLTLTREGFLRHPVYKGLRTDKVPGECEPVLR; translated from the coding sequence ATGAGCATCATGGCTGCGAAGGCACTTCCTCTGGTTAAACCAATGCTGGCTGTTCCCGCCCAACCCTTTGATGACCCAAACTACTATTATGAGATTAAATGGGACGGGTATCGCTGCCTGGCCTACCTAAACGGTGAGACCACACTGCTTTCTAGAAACTTAAAGGATATAACCGGCACCTTTCCCGATTTGGGTGACCTGTGCCAAAAGGTAAAGCATGGTCCCCTGGTGCTGGACGGTGAGATTATAGTACTAAAGAACGGTAAACCTTCGTTTGATGCATTGCAATCCCGGGCCAAGCTGGTTGATGAACAGCGAGTTCACCGGGCGGCGCTCAATCTACCGGCTATTTATATGGCTTTTGACATTTTATATCACCGGGGTGAGTCGATTATGCAGTCTCCTTTAAGCCGGCGCTTGGAATGTCTGCAGGATGTTGTAACCGCCAGCGATAATTTTTTAATCTCCGAGCCCGTGATTGGGGAAGGGGTTGTGTTTTACCGGGCCTGTGTTGCCCGGGGACTGGAAGGGGCGGTTGCTAAGCGGAAGGATAGTAAATACATACCCGGTACCCGTTCCGTGTACTGGAAAAAACTACGCCATACCAGGGAGGCTGATTTGGTTATATGTGGATACCGGGTGGGGCGAGGTAGTAGATTGCTGGGGTCGCTGGTGTTGGCCGCCTGGGATGGAACAGGTTTTATTTACCAGGGAATGGTAGGCAGCGGGTTAAGCCACAGCGAAGAAGTTCATTTATTAAAAAAAATGGCTGTTCTTGTTACAAGCAGTCCATCCATTAAAGACAGTCCCCCACCGGTGCGGGATGTACAATGGGTACAGCCCCTGCTGGTCTGCCGGGTGGAATATTTAACCCTCACCAGGGAAGGTTTTTTGCGTCATCCGGTATATAAAGGGCTTCGAACGGATAAAGTTCCCGGGGAGTGCGAGCCGGTCTTGCGGTAG
- a CDS encoding Ku protein produces the protein MHALFAREGERMRALWKGAITFGLIYVPVKMYAATEKKDVKFNYLHAPCHTPLRYVRYCPHCAAEVKTDEIVRGYEYEKGQYITVTEDELAGLSGDKNRSVDIIDFVDLQQIDPVYFDRSYYLGPGEGGKKVYELLRQAMQQTSRAAIALITIRNRESLAVIRPTGQALVMETMFYADEVRAVEQVENIGGQVNLHENEVKMAVNLIDNLSTDFEPVKYTSTYREKLHEMIRAKIAGEAVLEKPAAPATENVVDLMAALKASIEMAKEERGNRKKRQVVGKGS, from the coding sequence ATGCATGCTTTATTTGCCAGGGAAGGTGAAAGAATGCGGGCCCTTTGGAAAGGTGCCATTACCTTTGGATTAATATACGTTCCCGTGAAAATGTATGCTGCCACCGAAAAAAAAGATGTCAAGTTTAACTATTTACATGCCCCGTGTCATACCCCGCTGCGTTATGTACGCTATTGCCCTCATTGTGCCGCGGAAGTAAAAACAGATGAAATAGTGCGTGGCTATGAGTATGAAAAGGGTCAATACATAACCGTTACGGAAGATGAGCTGGCCGGCTTATCAGGAGATAAGAACCGTAGTGTGGATATTATTGATTTTGTAGATTTACAACAAATTGACCCTGTATATTTTGATCGCTCTTATTATTTAGGTCCGGGGGAGGGTGGTAAAAAGGTCTACGAATTGTTGAGACAGGCTATGCAGCAGACATCCCGGGCGGCTATTGCGCTAATAACCATAAGAAACAGGGAATCACTGGCTGTAATTCGTCCCACTGGACAGGCGTTGGTTATGGAAACCATGTTTTATGCCGACGAAGTGCGTGCTGTTGAGCAAGTAGAGAATATCGGCGGCCAGGTGAACCTGCATGAAAATGAAGTTAAGATGGCAGTAAACTTGATTGATAATCTGTCCACAGACTTCGAACCCGTCAAATACACCAGTACTTATCGCGAAAAGCTGCATGAAATGATCCGGGCCAAGATTGCTGGTGAAGCGGTGTTGGAAAAACCGGCCGCCCCTGCAACGGAAAATGTTGTTGACCTGATGGCTGCGTTAAAAGCCAGTATTGAAATGGCCAAGGAAGAACGTGGTAACCGGAAAAAACGCCAGGTAGTTGGAAAAGGTTCATGA
- the ehuA gene encoding ectoine/hydroxyectoine ABC transporter ATP-binding protein EhuA, whose protein sequence is MIVAEHINKYFGKLHVLKDVSLTVARGEVVVIIGPSGSGKSTFLRCLNYLETIDDGYITMEGQPIGKKKLPNGRLVDDSRKNIYRLRSRMGMVFQRFNLFPHQTALQNIMEGPITVSKTPVAEAKSRALELLAKVGLADKADAYPVQLSGGQQQRVAIARALAMQPRVMLFDEPTSALDPELVGEVLEVIKDLARDGMTMIVVTHEMGFAREVADRVVFMDDGRILEDADPQKIFSNPEHPRTREFLSKIL, encoded by the coding sequence GTGATCGTAGCGGAACACATTAATAAATATTTTGGAAAACTGCATGTGTTAAAAGATGTCAGCCTTACCGTCGCCAGGGGTGAGGTGGTGGTCATTATTGGTCCCAGCGGTTCCGGCAAAAGCACCTTCTTACGCTGTCTCAATTACCTGGAGACCATTGATGACGGGTATATCACCATGGAAGGACAGCCCATTGGTAAAAAGAAGTTGCCCAATGGCCGTTTGGTGGATGACAGCAGAAAGAATATTTATCGTTTGCGAAGTCGTATGGGGATGGTTTTTCAGCGCTTTAATTTGTTTCCGCACCAGACGGCGTTGCAAAATATAATGGAAGGACCCATTACAGTATCCAAGACACCGGTGGCTGAAGCAAAATCCCGGGCTTTGGAACTGTTGGCCAAGGTGGGTTTGGCGGATAAAGCCGATGCTTACCCTGTACAGCTTTCCGGCGGTCAGCAGCAGCGGGTGGCCATTGCCAGGGCGCTGGCTATGCAACCCCGGGTAATGCTGTTTGATGAACCCACCAGCGCCCTGGATCCTGAACTGGTGGGAGAAGTGCTGGAGGTGATTAAGGATTTGGCCCGGGACGGGATGACCATGATTGTCGTCACACATGAAATGGGTTTTGCCCGGGAAGTGGCCGATCGAGTTGTTTTCATGGATGACGGCAGGATCCTGGAAGATGCCGACCCGCAAAAAATTTTCTCTAATCCCGAACACCCCCGTACCAGGGAATTTTTGAGCAAGATATTATAA
- a CDS encoding amino acid ABC transporter permease: MRIGPIDVEFLLAIAPLLFKGALMTIELTVLAIFFGTIIGLFVALMKVSRFKILAVIGGFYTWVIRGIPLLVQLFILYYGLAQYFDIQLSPKAAAVLGLSICGGAYIAEIIRAGIQSIDKGQMEAALSLGMSTAQAMRRVILPQAYRRLLPPMGNEFIALMKDTSLVSVITMVELMRTGILLNTTYFRSMEIYLTVGIIYLIMTTFFIYIISRLEKRLAISDGD; encoded by the coding sequence TTGCGCATCGGGCCAATTGACGTGGAATTTTTACTGGCTATAGCGCCGCTACTTTTTAAAGGCGCGTTAATGACCATCGAGCTTACTGTACTGGCCATTTTTTTTGGCACCATAATCGGTTTATTTGTTGCTTTGATGAAAGTTTCCCGTTTTAAAATACTTGCGGTGATTGGCGGTTTTTATACCTGGGTAATTCGCGGCATACCGCTGTTGGTGCAATTATTTATACTATATTATGGCCTGGCACAGTATTTTGACATCCAATTAAGCCCGAAGGCCGCGGCGGTACTGGGACTTAGCATTTGTGGCGGGGCGTATATAGCTGAAATTATAAGAGCGGGCATTCAATCTATAGACAAAGGCCAGATGGAAGCGGCCTTGTCTCTGGGCATGTCCACCGCCCAGGCTATGCGGCGGGTAATTTTACCCCAAGCTTACCGGCGCCTGCTGCCCCCCATGGGCAATGAATTTATTGCCCTGATGAAGGATACCTCGCTGGTGTCGGTCATTACCATGGTGGAACTGATGCGCACGGGTATACTGCTTAATACAACATATTTTCGCTCCATGGAAATATATTTAACCGTAGGTATTATTTATTTAATCATGACGACATTTTTTATCTATATCATCAGTCGCTTGGAAAAACGACTGGCCATATCCGACGGCGACTAA
- a CDS encoding amino acid ABC transporter substrate-binding protein: protein MRRIKYLWLLVLVLGLVLVVAGCGGEPADNSGGQAANDTEKTSWELIQEKGVMTVGLDDTFRPMGFRDEQGNLVGFDIDMGKEFEKRLGITLEWIPTDWSGVTGALNAKKFDVVINGMSITDERKKVIDFSIPYVNASIGMAVLKENTDINTKDDLQGKIIGTQAGSSGYEACKKLVEEGIITEGNLKQYNQYPEAFQDLSLGRVDVVVVDVTTAEDYINQKPDTYKIVEEPLVEDMYAIGLRKEDKDLKEVLDNTLIEMMEDGTLSEISKKWFDGKDMIAMPK from the coding sequence TTGCGTAGAATCAAGTATCTATGGCTGCTGGTTCTGGTGCTGGGACTGGTGCTGGTGGTGGCGGGTTGCGGCGGCGAGCCGGCGGACAACTCGGGTGGACAAGCTGCAAATGACACCGAAAAGACCAGTTGGGAATTGATCCAGGAAAAGGGCGTTATGACCGTTGGATTGGATGATACCTTTAGACCCATGGGCTTCCGGGATGAACAGGGTAACCTGGTAGGATTTGATATTGACATGGGCAAAGAATTTGAAAAACGCCTTGGTATTACTCTAGAGTGGATTCCCACCGATTGGAGCGGAGTTACAGGCGCACTGAACGCAAAGAAATTTGATGTGGTTATTAACGGCATGAGTATTACCGATGAGCGTAAAAAAGTTATCGATTTTTCCATACCGTATGTTAATGCCAGCATCGGCATGGCGGTGCTGAAGGAAAACACCGACATCAACACCAAAGATGATTTACAGGGCAAAATAATAGGCACCCAGGCCGGTAGTTCCGGTTATGAAGCCTGCAAAAAATTGGTGGAAGAGGGTATTATTACAGAGGGCAACCTCAAGCAGTACAACCAGTATCCTGAGGCTTTCCAGGATCTGTCCCTTGGAAGGGTTGACGTGGTGGTGGTTGATGTGACCACGGCTGAGGATTATATCAATCAAAAGCCGGATACTTACAAAATCGTAGAGGAGCCCCTGGTAGAGGATATGTACGCCATTGGTCTGCGGAAGGAAGATAAGGATTTGAAAGAGGTACTGGATAATACGCTCATTGAAATGATGGAAGATGGCACATTGTCCGAGATCTCGAAAAAGTGGTTTGATGGCAAGGACATGATTGCCATGCCGAAATAA